The Epinephelus lanceolatus isolate andai-2023 chromosome 14, ASM4190304v1, whole genome shotgun sequence genome has a window encoding:
- the klf5b gene encoding Krueppel-like factor 5 isoform X1, with protein sequence MAAAVRNNVWVAPGQDAQFLHKTPAPLTADGLRGEDHGQVLCTARDAIPGTSSFHDYNLGKSEMDSYLSPHQQDIVNPKMLCRDGALMLEPPFTEDFAPPYSVNMSLLLPDVTYLHPGLCRTVRQIKTEPSHSLMHPTCQGNNAVPPTLPEYPGSFSTADAASGKFFIKQEVPDFQDVPLFQLLNSDLEQLVHGSQLNSIPMAPLSLPMGNVHVGPAQNSAKPTGGPQNECFPFNRHLGHQQRPTYLPPSPPNSDPPSPDRGKELLHNLSPPPSYEASIASKITFQTHNPIDPGQTSSVAPIQSPDQNSNVGLVQSPGPAPVQRLSLTPVQTTAGVGPLSPVLAQSAPVKYNRRNNPDLERRRIHHCDVPGCRKVYTKSSHLKAHLRTHTGEKPYHCSWEGCEWRFARSDELTRHFRKHTGVKPFQCAVCNRCFSRSDHLALHMKRHQS encoded by the exons ATGGCCGCTGCCGTGAGGAATAATGTTTGGGTTGCTCCGGGGCAGGACGCGCAGTTTCTCCATAAAACCCCCGCGCCACTGACAGCCGACGGGCTGAGAGGTGAAGATCATGGACAAGTGCTGTGCACCGCGAGGGATGCCATCCCGGGAACTTCCTCTTTCCATGATTATAATTTG GGTAAATCAGAGATGGACAGCTACTTGTCTCCGCACCAACAGGACATTGTGAATCCCAAAATGCTGTGCAGGGACGGCGCTCTGATGCTAGAGCCGCCTTTCACCGAGGACTTCGCCCCTCCATACAGTGTCAACATGAGCCTGCTCCTTCCTGACGTCACATACCTGCACCCCGGCCTCTGCAGGACTGTGAGACAGATCAAAACAGAGCCGTCACACTCTCTGATGCACCCCACCTGTCAGGGCAACAACGCCGTGCCACCAACACTCCCAGAATACCCGGGTTCTTTTAGCACAGCCGATGCGGCCAGCGGTAAATTCTTCATCAAACAGGAAGTGCCAGATTTCCAGGACGTCCCGCTGTTTCAGCTTTTGAACTCTGACTTGGAGCAGCTTGTTCACGGGTCGCAGCTGAACTCCATCCCCATGGCGCCGTTGAGTCTTCCCATGGGGAATGTCCACGTAGGCCCAGCGCAGAATTCTGCCAAACCCACGGGCGGTCCTCAGAACGAATGTTTCCCATTTAATCGGCACTTAGGCCATCAGCAGAGACCCACCTATTTGCCGCCCTCTCCGCCAAACTCCGATCCCCCGAGTCCAGACAGGGGGAAGGAGCTCCTCCACAATCTCTCTCCGCCTCCCTCCTACGAAGCCAGCATCGCCTCTAAGATAACTTTTCAGACCCACAATCCCATCGATCCAGGACAGACTTCTAGTGTAGCTCCAATCCAGAGCCCAGATCAGAATTCTAACGTTGGATTAGTCCAAAGCCCAGGTCCTGCGCCAGTCCAGCGTTTAAGCCTGACACCAGTTCAGACAACGGCAGGTGTTGGCCCGCTGTCCCCGGTGTTAGCTCAGTCCGCCCCTGTTAAGTACAACAGACGGAATAATCCTGATCTGGAGAGACGGCGGATTCACCACTGTGATGTTCCAG ggTGCAGGAAAGTATACACCAAGTCCTCTCATCTAAAAGCCCATCTTCGGACCCACACAG GAGAGAAGCCGTACCACTGCTCCTGGGAGGGATGTGAGTGGCGCTTCGCCCGCTCTGATGAGCTGACTCGCCATTTCAGGAAACATACCGGGGTGAAGCCTTTCCAGTGTGCCGTGTGTAACCGCTGTTTCTCCCGCTCCGATCACCTGGCCCTGCACATGAAGAGACACCAGAGCTAG
- the klf5b gene encoding Krueppel-like factor 5 isoform X2 → MDSYLSPHQQDIVNPKMLCRDGALMLEPPFTEDFAPPYSVNMSLLLPDVTYLHPGLCRTVRQIKTEPSHSLMHPTCQGNNAVPPTLPEYPGSFSTADAASGKFFIKQEVPDFQDVPLFQLLNSDLEQLVHGSQLNSIPMAPLSLPMGNVHVGPAQNSAKPTGGPQNECFPFNRHLGHQQRPTYLPPSPPNSDPPSPDRGKELLHNLSPPPSYEASIASKITFQTHNPIDPGQTSSVAPIQSPDQNSNVGLVQSPGPAPVQRLSLTPVQTTAGVGPLSPVLAQSAPVKYNRRNNPDLERRRIHHCDVPGCRKVYTKSSHLKAHLRTHTGEKPYHCSWEGCEWRFARSDELTRHFRKHTGVKPFQCAVCNRCFSRSDHLALHMKRHQS, encoded by the exons ATGGACAGCTACTTGTCTCCGCACCAACAGGACATTGTGAATCCCAAAATGCTGTGCAGGGACGGCGCTCTGATGCTAGAGCCGCCTTTCACCGAGGACTTCGCCCCTCCATACAGTGTCAACATGAGCCTGCTCCTTCCTGACGTCACATACCTGCACCCCGGCCTCTGCAGGACTGTGAGACAGATCAAAACAGAGCCGTCACACTCTCTGATGCACCCCACCTGTCAGGGCAACAACGCCGTGCCACCAACACTCCCAGAATACCCGGGTTCTTTTAGCACAGCCGATGCGGCCAGCGGTAAATTCTTCATCAAACAGGAAGTGCCAGATTTCCAGGACGTCCCGCTGTTTCAGCTTTTGAACTCTGACTTGGAGCAGCTTGTTCACGGGTCGCAGCTGAACTCCATCCCCATGGCGCCGTTGAGTCTTCCCATGGGGAATGTCCACGTAGGCCCAGCGCAGAATTCTGCCAAACCCACGGGCGGTCCTCAGAACGAATGTTTCCCATTTAATCGGCACTTAGGCCATCAGCAGAGACCCACCTATTTGCCGCCCTCTCCGCCAAACTCCGATCCCCCGAGTCCAGACAGGGGGAAGGAGCTCCTCCACAATCTCTCTCCGCCTCCCTCCTACGAAGCCAGCATCGCCTCTAAGATAACTTTTCAGACCCACAATCCCATCGATCCAGGACAGACTTCTAGTGTAGCTCCAATCCAGAGCCCAGATCAGAATTCTAACGTTGGATTAGTCCAAAGCCCAGGTCCTGCGCCAGTCCAGCGTTTAAGCCTGACACCAGTTCAGACAACGGCAGGTGTTGGCCCGCTGTCCCCGGTGTTAGCTCAGTCCGCCCCTGTTAAGTACAACAGACGGAATAATCCTGATCTGGAGAGACGGCGGATTCACCACTGTGATGTTCCAG ggTGCAGGAAAGTATACACCAAGTCCTCTCATCTAAAAGCCCATCTTCGGACCCACACAG GAGAGAAGCCGTACCACTGCTCCTGGGAGGGATGTGAGTGGCGCTTCGCCCGCTCTGATGAGCTGACTCGCCATTTCAGGAAACATACCGGGGTGAAGCCTTTCCAGTGTGCCGTGTGTAACCGCTGTTTCTCCCGCTCCGATCACCTGGCCCTGCACATGAAGAGACACCAGAGCTAG